In one window of Primulina tabacum isolate GXHZ01 chromosome 8, ASM2559414v2, whole genome shotgun sequence DNA:
- the LOC142554038 gene encoding protein EXORDIUM-like 2, with protein MAAPTLLFLVFSLLASSSMAVLVQQQPLVLKYHNGALLKGPVTVNLIWYGKFTPVQRSIIVDFLQSLNSPGSAQPSVSSWWKTTEKYKGGGLSTLAVGKQFFDENYSLGKLLKNSNIVYLAARGGHLPGAVNVVLTAKDVAVDRFCMSRCATHGSTPGVARFAYAWVGNAEAQCPGYCAWPFHQPLYGPQTPPLVAPNGDVGVDGMVINLATVLAGTVTNPFNNGYFQGPATAPLEAVTACTGIFGSGAYPGYPGNVLTDKTTGASYNAHGVNGRKYLVPAMWDPQTSKCSPLV; from the coding sequence ATGGCTGCCCCCACTCTGTTATTCTTGGTTTTCAGCCTTCTAGCTTCTTCTTCGATGGCGGTTCTGGTGCAGCAGCAGCCCCTTGTGCTGAAATATCACAACGGTGCTCTGCTGAAAGGGCCGGTCACTGTTAACCTGATCTGGTACGGGAAGTTCACTCCCGTTCAGCGCTCCATTATCGTTGATTTCTTGCAGTCTTTGAACTCTCCGGGATCTGCTCAGCCCTCTGTTTCTTCTTGGTGGAAGACGACGGAGAAATACAAGGGCGGCGGTTTGTCCACGCTGGCTGTCGGGAAGCAGTTCTTTGATGAGAATTATTCTCTGGGAAAGCTGCTGAAGAACTCCAATATAGTTTACTTGGCCGCACGGGGAGGACACTTGCCTGGAGCGGTCAACGTCGTGCTGACTGCAAAGGACGTCGCGGTGGACAGGTTCTGCATGAGCAGGTGCGCCACCCACGGGTCGACCCCCGGGGTGGCTCGGTTCGCCTACGCCTGGGTGGGGAACGCGGAAGCCCAGTGCCCGGGCTACTGCGCCTGGCCGTTCCATCAGCCGCTGTACGGGCCGCAGACCCCGCCGCTGGTGGCGCCGAACGGCGACGTCGGGGTCGACGGGATGGTGATAAACCTCGCGACTGTGCTGGCGGGGACGGTGACGAACCCGTTCAACAACGGGTACTTCCAGGGCCCGGCGACGGCGCCGCTGGAGGCTGTCACGGCTTGCACGGGGATTTTCGGGTCGGGTGCGTATCCGGGATACCCGGGTAATGTGTTGACGGATAAGACTACGGGTGCGAGCTACAATGCGCACGGGGTGAACGGGAGGAAGTACCTTGTGCCGGCGATGTGGGATCCACAGACGTCCAAGTGCTCCCCGCTTGTCTGA